A genomic segment from Sulfuritalea hydrogenivorans sk43H encodes:
- a CDS encoding NRDE family protein: MCLILVAWRVHADYPLVVAANRDEFFVRPTAPAAFWKEAPQMLAGRDLEAGGTWMGVTRNGRFAALTNFRDPAQNRKGAPSRGGLVADFLAGDEAPQDYLERIAPLGRQCNGYNLLMSDGATLWWSSNMGGAARQLESGVYGVSNHLLDTPWPKVGAGKTALAQALERLPDDDALFDLLRDDGIHPDAHLPQTGVPLDWERLLSSAFVKSPGYGTRGSTVLSVGTDGWASFDEQTWLPGAQRGERLRYRFKVSG, from the coding sequence ATGTGCCTGATCCTCGTCGCGTGGCGGGTTCATGCCGACTACCCGCTGGTGGTGGCGGCCAATCGCGACGAGTTCTTCGTCCGGCCGACGGCGCCGGCCGCCTTCTGGAAAGAAGCGCCACAGATGCTGGCCGGCCGCGATCTGGAAGCGGGCGGCACCTGGATGGGCGTCACCCGCAACGGGCGCTTCGCGGCGCTGACCAATTTTCGCGATCCTGCACAGAATCGCAAAGGCGCGCCTTCGCGCGGCGGACTGGTGGCGGACTTTCTCGCCGGGGACGAGGCGCCGCAGGACTACCTGGAGCGCATTGCGCCCCTCGGCAGGCAATGCAACGGCTACAACCTGCTGATGAGCGACGGTGCGACGTTATGGTGGTCGTCGAACATGGGCGGCGCAGCGCGGCAGCTCGAGTCGGGCGTGTATGGCGTGTCCAATCACCTGCTCGATACGCCCTGGCCGAAAGTCGGCGCTGGCAAGACGGCGCTGGCGCAGGCGCTCGAGCGCCTGCCCGACGATGACGCGCTGTTTGATCTGCTGCGGGACGACGGCATCCACCCCGACGCGCACCTGCCGCAAACCGGGGTTCCACTCGACTGGGAACGCCTGCTGTCGTCGGCCTTCGTCAAGTCGCCCGGCTATGGTACGCGCGGCTCGACCGTGTTGTCCGTGGGAACGGACGGCTGGGCCAGTTTCGACGAGCAGACCTGGCTGCCCGGGGCGCAGCGCGGCGAGCGGCTGCGCTATCGCTTCAAGGTTTCAGGCTGA
- a CDS encoding GNAT family N-acetyltransferase, translated as MRDAVFVAEQKVPRDIEWDEHDAASRHVVARDSDGGAIGTGRLLVDGHIGRMAVLADWRGKGVGRALLERLLEEARQQGHTHLALHAQTHASGFYRRFGFVEEGPEFMEAGIPHRTMVRSA; from the coding sequence GTGCGCGATGCGGTGTTCGTCGCCGAGCAGAAGGTGCCGCGCGACATCGAATGGGACGAACACGACGCCGCGAGCCGCCATGTCGTCGCCCGCGACAGCGACGGTGGCGCCATCGGCACCGGACGCCTACTGGTGGACGGCCACATCGGTCGCATGGCGGTGCTGGCCGACTGGCGCGGCAAGGGCGTTGGCCGCGCGCTACTGGAACGACTGCTGGAAGAAGCCCGCCAGCAGGGCCATACGCATCTGGCACTGCACGCGCAAACGCATGCCAGCGGTTTCTACCGGCGCTTTGGCTTCGTCGAGGAAGGGCCGGAGTTCATGGAAGCCGGCATCCCGCACCGGACCATGGTTCGTTCAGCCTGA
- the tadA gene encoding tRNA adenosine(34) deaminase TadA, with protein MDDSVFMGLALEQAREAGAAGEVPVGAVVVLEGEVVGRGFNQPIGRHDPTAHAEIMALRDAAIRLGNYRLPGCTLYVTLEPCAMCAGAIMHARIERVVFGARDPKTGAAGSIIDLFAEARLNHHTAVVGGVLAEECGSLLSGFFAARRGRTLVT; from the coding sequence ATGGACGATAGCGTATTCATGGGGCTGGCGCTGGAACAGGCGCGCGAGGCGGGCGCCGCCGGCGAGGTGCCGGTGGGTGCCGTGGTCGTGCTGGAAGGCGAAGTGGTAGGGCGCGGTTTCAACCAGCCGATCGGCCGCCACGACCCGACGGCGCATGCCGAGATCATGGCGCTGCGCGATGCCGCGATCCGGCTGGGCAATTATCGGCTGCCCGGCTGCACCCTGTATGTAACGCTGGAACCTTGCGCCATGTGCGCCGGCGCGATCATGCACGCCCGCATCGAGCGCGTCGTGTTCGGCGCGCGCGATCCGAAAACCGGCGCCGCCGGCAGCATCATCGACCTGTTCGCCGAGGCGCGGCTGAATCACCACACAGCCGTGGTCGGCGGCGTATTGGCGGAGGAATGCGGCAGCCTGCTGTCGGGCTTCTTCGCTGCGCGCCGCGGGCGAACCCTGGTGACCTGA